Below is a window of Moorella thermoacetica DNA.
GAAACCGACCTGAACAGCGTCGTAGCCATCGGTAGAAGTTTCCTTTTTACGAATTACGACACAGGGGCCTGCCTGGATAACGGTTACCGGGATAGCCCGCCCCGTCTCATCGAATACCTGGGTCATACCGATTTTTTTCCCTAAAATACCCTTGCGCACCTGATCTTACCCCCTAGAGCTTGATCTCAATGTCGACCCCGGCCGGGAGATCCAGGCGCATCAAAGCATCCACCGTTTTCGGCGTCGGCTCGAGAATATCGATTAACCGCTTATGGGTCCGCATCTCAAACTGCTCCCGGGAATCCTTATTGACATGGGGTGAACGAAGAATTGTAAAAATGTTCTTCTCCGTCGGCAAAGGAATAGGACCTGAGACAACCGCACCCGTC
It encodes the following:
- the rpsJ gene encoding 30S ribosomal protein S10: MARQKIRIRLKAFDHRVLDQSSQKIVDTARRTGAVVSGPIPLPTEKNIFTILRSPHVNKDSREQFEMRTHKRLIDILEPTPKTVDALMRLDLPAGVDIEIKL